Proteins encoded together in one Methanomassiliicoccales archaeon window:
- a CDS encoding acetylornithine/succinylornithine family transaminase, whose protein sequence is MNFDDVVKLDQTYLFQNYGKEKICFDHGVGEFLYDLDGNLYLDLVAGIAVCALGHGHPNIAQALCDQSKRLSHVSNLYYIKEQALLGETIASVMPDGLSTSLFVNSGAEANEAALKLAFKQTGRNKALAAKNSFHGRTAGALSATGQTKYHEGFEPLLTKAFDFFDYGSTEQLKEMFSNDTALLILESVQGEGGIIPSDPQFMKLARDLCDDFGALMIMDEVQTGFGRTGKMFGFEHFGVVPDMVTLAKGMGGGFPIGAVVTSKEISKTFSPGSHGTTFGGNPLGCAVANAVISTIVKEKLVDRSRKLGDEWMARLSSVMKGSEIVTDVRGKGLMIGIDMGNAAKQFYRFAFANKVLVNVCGGSVVRLVPSLVIEEQSTGIFDRVFQKFLLD, encoded by the coding sequence ATGAATTTCGATGATGTAGTCAAGCTCGATCAGACCTACCTTTTCCAGAACTACGGTAAGGAGAAGATATGCTTCGACCACGGCGTGGGGGAGTTCCTCTATGACTTGGATGGCAACCTATATCTGGACCTGGTGGCAGGCATTGCCGTGTGCGCACTTGGCCACGGTCATCCCAACATTGCTCAGGCTCTCTGCGATCAATCCAAGCGCCTTTCCCATGTTTCAAACTTATACTACATCAAGGAGCAAGCCCTGTTGGGCGAGACCATCGCCTCGGTGATGCCCGATGGCCTTAGCACCTCCCTCTTCGTGAACAGTGGAGCGGAGGCCAACGAGGCGGCTCTCAAGCTCGCGTTCAAGCAAACTGGACGCAATAAGGCGCTCGCCGCCAAGAACTCGTTCCACGGAAGGACAGCGGGCGCCCTTTCTGCCACTGGCCAAACGAAATACCATGAGGGTTTCGAACCCCTTCTGACAAAGGCGTTCGATTTCTTCGATTACGGTTCAACTGAGCAGCTGAAGGAAATGTTCTCCAACGACACCGCTCTGCTCATACTCGAGTCAGTGCAGGGAGAGGGCGGGATAATTCCTTCGGATCCTCAATTCATGAAGCTGGCTCGGGATCTGTGTGATGATTTCGGCGCGCTTATGATAATGGACGAGGTCCAGACTGGATTCGGTCGCACCGGAAAGATGTTCGGGTTCGAGCACTTTGGTGTGGTTCCAGACATGGTCACCTTGGCAAAGGGGATGGGCGGAGGATTCCCAATAGGAGCGGTTGTCACTTCTAAGGAGATCTCTAAGACCTTCTCCCCTGGATCGCACGGTACTACCTTTGGCGGGAACCCATTGGGATGTGCAGTGGCGAACGCCGTAATATCCACAATCGTCAAAGAGAAGCTAGTCGATCGCTCTAGGAAGCTGGGAGATGAGTGGATGGCGCGCCTCTCTTCTGTGATGAAGGGGAGTGAGATAGTGACCGATGTCAGGGGAAAGGGCTTGATGATCGGTATTGACATGGGGAACGCGGCGAAGCAGTTCTATCGTTTCGCGTTCGCGAACAAGGTTCTTGTAAACGTCTGCGGTGGCAGCGTGGTAAGGCTGGTGCCCTCGCTGGTGATAGAGGAGCAGTCCACCGGGATATTCGACAGGGTGTTCCAGAAATTCTTGTTGGATTGA
- the argB gene encoding acetylglutamate kinase translates to MKVNLNIMTQSFPRIWKLRGKKILIKFGGNSLNGNGDLERISNDIALLVSLGLRPIVVHGGGPNISKEMEARGLEVKKVAGLRITDDEAINVVKDVLSKINDQIVDALKATGVKAIGISGSEGKTVICEKKSPVEVEENGAKLKVDLGNVGEVKCIDPTTVSVLCASGFVPVIYPICVDPSGREMNVNADTVAAHLARALGCEEMVLVTDVPGVMREIGNLDTIITDITIAEMDHLIEVGIVSGGMLPKVEACRLAIENGVKKAHMVNGREPNSILNQVLMGTNCGTTVTIN, encoded by the coding sequence ATGAAAGTGAACCTGAACATCATGACCCAGTCATTTCCGCGGATATGGAAGCTCCGTGGGAAGAAGATCCTGATCAAGTTCGGAGGGAACTCCCTCAACGGCAACGGAGACCTGGAGCGCATCTCCAATGACATCGCCCTGCTTGTCTCGCTGGGCCTTAGGCCCATCGTTGTTCATGGGGGTGGTCCGAATATAAGCAAGGAGATGGAAGCTCGCGGACTCGAGGTCAAGAAGGTTGCGGGACTCCGCATCACGGATGACGAGGCCATCAATGTGGTGAAGGACGTTCTCTCGAAGATCAACGACCAAATAGTCGACGCTCTCAAGGCCACAGGCGTCAAGGCCATAGGTATCTCCGGCAGTGAGGGAAAGACAGTCATATGCGAGAAGAAGTCCCCTGTCGAAGTAGAGGAGAACGGTGCTAAATTGAAGGTGGATCTTGGTAATGTGGGGGAGGTTAAGTGCATCGATCCCACCACTGTGTCCGTTCTCTGTGCCAGCGGCTTCGTGCCCGTCATCTATCCCATCTGCGTCGACCCCTCAGGGAGGGAGATGAACGTCAACGCCGACACAGTGGCAGCACATCTGGCGAGGGCGCTGGGCTGCGAGGAGATGGTCCTGGTTACCGATGTCCCCGGAGTGATGAGGGAGATCGGAAACCTGGACACCATCATCACTGACATAACCATTGCCGAGATGGACCATCTCATTGAGGTCGGGATCGTCTCAGGGGGAATGCTTCCCAAGGTAGAGGCATGTCGCCTGGCGATCGAGAACGGTGTGAAGAAGGCACATATGGTGAACGGAAGAGAGCCGAATTCAATACTCAATCAGGTGCTGATGGGCACCAACTGTGGCACTACCGTGACCATCAACTGA
- the argJ gene encoding bifunctional ornithine acetyltransferase/N-acetylglutamate synthase → MKVIDGGITSPKGFKAAGIACGIKKHKRDLALIYSETEATCAIAYTQNKVKGAPLKVMIELDPKKLQAFIINSGNANTLTGDRGAKDARDMVSQTAASLGLERDLVGVVSTGIIGRFLPTDKIISGIKEITNELDSGRKKDVEAAQAILTTDTVIKEAACEVTLEDGTKVTIGGMAKGSGMISPAMKALHATTLSFITTDACLSPGFDGKWQDVMDSSFNQIDVDGDQSTNDMSVILANGCAGGMKADESEAFWEGVRYVAKLLAKQVALDGEGATKLISVVVRGARSTEDARKAAKAIVSSNLVKTAIFGSDPNYGRILCALGYSGAEMVPERVNLAMGANGTMIPIYEQGEPLIQTCGTGEEPLKELLKKKEIHIVVDIGLGNSLAEAWGCDLSYEYVKINAEYTT, encoded by the coding sequence ATGAAGGTGATAGATGGGGGTATAACATCCCCCAAGGGGTTTAAGGCCGCTGGCATTGCCTGCGGCATCAAGAAGCACAAGCGCGACTTGGCGCTCATCTACTCCGAGACGGAAGCGACCTGCGCTATCGCGTATACTCAGAACAAGGTGAAGGGCGCACCCCTCAAGGTCATGATAGAGCTTGACCCAAAGAAGCTCCAGGCATTCATAATCAACTCTGGCAATGCCAACACCCTAACCGGAGACAGGGGTGCAAAGGATGCCAGGGACATGGTTTCCCAGACCGCTGCCTCACTCGGTCTCGAAAGGGACCTGGTGGGAGTGGTGTCCACGGGTATCATCGGCCGCTTCCTACCGACGGATAAGATAATCTCGGGCATCAAGGAGATCACTAATGAACTTGATAGCGGCCGCAAGAAGGATGTGGAGGCTGCTCAAGCCATACTGACCACTGACACTGTGATCAAGGAAGCTGCATGCGAGGTGACCCTCGAGGACGGCACCAAGGTGACCATCGGGGGGATGGCCAAGGGTAGCGGGATGATCTCCCCCGCTATGAAGGCACTTCATGCCACCACTCTCAGTTTCATTACCACTGATGCCTGCCTATCACCTGGATTCGACGGGAAATGGCAGGATGTCATGGACTCCAGTTTCAACCAGATCGATGTGGATGGTGATCAGAGCACCAACGACATGTCGGTCATCTTGGCGAACGGCTGCGCCGGGGGCATGAAAGCAGACGAATCGGAAGCCTTCTGGGAGGGGGTGAGGTATGTCGCGAAGCTCCTTGCCAAGCAGGTTGCATTAGATGGAGAGGGTGCCACCAAGCTGATATCCGTGGTCGTTAGGGGTGCGCGGTCGACCGAAGATGCGAGAAAGGCTGCGAAGGCAATAGTGTCCTCCAATCTGGTGAAGACCGCTATTTTCGGCTCCGATCCCAACTACGGACGTATACTGTGTGCTCTGGGCTACTCGGGCGCAGAGATGGTTCCCGAAAGGGTGAACTTAGCCATGGGGGCTAACGGCACCATGATACCCATATACGAGCAGGGCGAACCTCTCATCCAGACCTGCGGGACGGGGGAGGAGCCTCTGAAGGAACTGCTGAAGAAGAAGGAGATCCACATAGTGGTGGACATAGGCCTCGGAAACTCTTTGGCTGAGGCCTGGGGATGTGACCTCTCCTACGAGTACGTGAAGATCAACGCGGAGTACACTACATAG
- the argC gene encoding N-acetyl-gamma-glutamyl-phosphate reductase, which produces MIKVGIVGGSGYTGGETARMVCTHPEMELVTITSRRQAGLKVTKVHPFLKGFVDIRFDESLSENSDIDLAFLATPHGASMDFAPPLLEKGIKVVDLSGDYRLKAPRDYRQWYGIDHRDVDNLKKAVYGIPELFHDAITSAELVANPGCYPTCAVLATAPLFSEDLVEGKLIIDAKSGTSGAGMEPSQITHHPTCAAGIIPYKVGQHRHTPEIKQALESMGNGSIEVVFTPHLVPIVRGIFSTCYVTLKNKMDHESLYDVYEKFYKGKPFIRVNGTPNIASVAGSNFCEIGFEFAGEKNVVVMATIDNLTKGGAGQAVQNANIMFGLDETTGLNFPGLGV; this is translated from the coding sequence ATGATTAAGGTTGGTATAGTCGGAGGATCGGGATACACGGGCGGGGAGACAGCCCGCATGGTCTGCACCCATCCGGAGATGGAGCTAGTGACCATCACCTCGAGGAGGCAGGCCGGTCTGAAGGTCACGAAGGTCCACCCATTCCTTAAGGGCTTCGTCGACATCAGATTCGATGAGAGCTTGAGCGAGAACTCCGACATCGACCTCGCTTTCCTGGCGACGCCCCACGGCGCCTCCATGGATTTCGCACCCCCCCTCCTTGAGAAGGGGATCAAGGTGGTCGATCTTAGCGGCGACTACAGGCTGAAGGCGCCTCGCGACTACCGCCAGTGGTACGGGATCGATCACAGGGACGTTGATAATCTGAAGAAGGCCGTCTACGGGATACCCGAACTCTTCCATGACGCCATAACCTCCGCCGAGCTGGTGGCCAACCCCGGATGCTACCCCACATGCGCAGTGCTGGCCACCGCTCCCCTCTTTTCAGAGGACCTGGTGGAGGGAAAACTTATCATCGACGCGAAGAGCGGCACTTCTGGAGCGGGAATGGAACCTTCTCAGATCACCCACCATCCCACCTGTGCCGCGGGCATAATCCCCTACAAGGTAGGCCAGCATCGTCATACCCCCGAGATAAAGCAGGCCTTGGAGAGCATGGGCAACGGGTCGATCGAGGTAGTCTTCACTCCTCATCTTGTGCCCATCGTGCGTGGAATATTCTCCACTTGCTATGTGACTCTCAAGAATAAGATGGATCACGAATCATTGTATGATGTTTACGAGAAGTTCTACAAGGGCAAGCCTTTCATTCGCGTCAACGGGACACCCAACATCGCCTCGGTCGCTGGATCGAACTTCTGTGAGATCGGTTTCGAGTTCGCAGGAGAGAAGAATGTGGTGGTCATGGCAACGATCGACAACCTCACCAAGGGTGGCGCAGGCCAGGCGGTCCAGAATGCGAACATCATGTTCGGGCTGGACGAGACAACCGGATTGAACTTCCCCGGGCTGGGTGTCTGA
- a CDS encoding argininosuccinate synthase, protein MVSSNDTRDKIVLAYSGGLDTSIAIRWLQEKYDMDVIAVSIYVGQPGDMDATMAKAKKVGAVDAYAVDAQEEFVNDYVFPSLKANAMYEDKYPLATAIARPLMAKILADVAKKEGAKYIAHGCTAKGNDQVRFDVSINALAPHIGIIAPMRQWIYTREEGIEYAKEHDIPIPIKKATPYSIDENLWGRSCECGILEDASVEPPEDAYEWTTSPLSAPDEPEYLTIDFEKGVPIAINGEKIPPVDLIKKVNEIAGKHGVGRIDHIEDRLVGIKSREIYEAPSAIVLVTAHKDLENLVLSKDLMAFKKFVEQKYAELAYNGLWFSPLKETLDAFVDKSQEFVTGWVKMRLFKGSAVVVARSSQYSLYDTAMSTYDEADHFDHNSAEGFIYCWGLPLRMAAKAYKEKVDISEQEGPMVGEIQERSQ, encoded by the coding sequence ATGGTATCCAGTAATGACACTCGCGATAAGATCGTCCTGGCCTACTCCGGCGGATTGGACACCTCCATTGCCATCAGGTGGCTCCAGGAGAAGTACGACATGGACGTCATAGCGGTTTCCATCTACGTGGGACAGCCGGGCGACATGGACGCTACAATGGCCAAGGCCAAGAAGGTGGGCGCCGTCGATGCCTACGCCGTCGACGCGCAGGAGGAGTTCGTCAATGACTACGTGTTCCCCTCACTGAAGGCCAACGCCATGTACGAGGACAAGTATCCACTTGCCACAGCGATCGCAAGGCCGCTCATGGCAAAGATACTGGCGGACGTCGCGAAGAAAGAGGGAGCCAAATACATAGCGCACGGCTGCACCGCCAAGGGGAACGACCAGGTGCGCTTCGACGTTTCCATCAACGCTCTAGCCCCCCATATCGGGATCATCGCTCCCATGAGGCAGTGGATATACACCCGTGAGGAGGGCATCGAGTACGCGAAGGAACATGACATTCCAATACCCATCAAGAAGGCCACACCCTATTCGATTGACGAGAACCTTTGGGGAAGGAGCTGCGAGTGTGGCATCCTCGAGGACGCCTCGGTCGAGCCACCTGAGGACGCCTACGAGTGGACAACCTCGCCGTTATCCGCTCCCGACGAGCCGGAATACCTCACTATTGATTTCGAGAAGGGAGTACCAATCGCCATAAACGGGGAGAAAATTCCTCCAGTCGACCTGATAAAGAAGGTCAATGAGATCGCTGGCAAGCACGGCGTGGGAAGAATAGATCACATCGAGGACCGCCTGGTGGGCATAAAGAGCAGGGAGATATACGAGGCTCCATCGGCCATCGTCCTGGTCACCGCCCATAAAGACCTAGAGAACCTCGTGCTCTCCAAGGATCTGATGGCATTCAAGAAGTTCGTCGAGCAGAAGTACGCGGAACTCGCGTACAACGGCCTGTGGTTCTCACCTCTCAAGGAGACCCTGGATGCCTTCGTCGACAAGAGCCAAGAATTCGTCACCGGATGGGTCAAGATGAGACTCTTCAAGGGCTCAGCTGTCGTTGTGGCGAGATCGTCCCAATACTCATTATACGACACCGCTATGTCTACCTACGACGAGGCGGACCATTTCGATCATAACTCTGCCGAGGGATTCATATATTGCTGGGGCCTGCCTCTGAGGATGGCCGCCAAGGCGTACAAGGAGAAGGTGGATATCAGTGAACAAGAAGGTCCTATGGTCGGGGAGATTCAAGAAAGGAGCCAGTGA